Part of the Propioniciclava sp. MC1595 genome is shown below.
GCAGGGCCGGGTCGGCGAGCGCGGCCACCACGTCCGCCGGCGGCGCGGACACGTAGCGGCGCACGCGCTGCCCGCGGTTGGGCGGGGGCAGCAGGGTGTCGTCGGCCGGGACCGCCTCGGGCGCGTACGGGTCGTCGGCGCCCTCCTTGAGCTCGGGCACGAGGTCCTGCGGCACGACGCCGTCGGCGTGGACGAGCCGCCGCACGATGCCCGACGGCTCCTGCAGCAGGGCGACCAGGGCGGCGTAGGTGTCGGTGAGCGTCACCGACTTGAGCAGGGCGTCGGCCCGGGCGGTGGCGTGCCAGGCGGGGTCGCCCATCTGCATGAAGTGGATGGGGGAGGGCAGGTCGGCGACGTCGATGCCGAGGGTGGCGAGGTCCTCGGCCAGGGCGTCCCGCACCCGGCCGCGGGCCGAGGCGAGCGTGATCCCGTGGCGGCCGAGCAGGGCGGCGGCGGCCCCGCCGACGGCGATGAGCCCGAGGTACAGGTGCTCGACGTCGACCTCGGCCGCGCGGACGCGGGCGGCCTCGCGCCACGCGGCGGTCGTCCAGAGGGCGGAGAGCTGGGTGCGGCTCATCGGGGGTTCCTTTCGCGGAGGTCGGGGGCGATGCGGCGGGCGTGCTTCTTGTGGACGGCCTGGCGGGTGACGCCGAGCGCCTGCGCGATCTCGGGCCACGCGTGGCCCTGGCGCAGCGCGGCCTCCACCTGCAGGTGCTCGAGCTGGTCGGCCAGGCGGCGGAGCGCGGAGACCGCGGCCAGCGCGCGCAGCGGGTCGCTGGTGTCGGACGCCGTGCGGGCCACCCGGTCGGGTCCCGGCTGGGGTTCCGGCCGGGCGTCCGGCTCGGGAGCGGGCGTGGGGGTCATGATGGTCAACCTAGGTTGACACACGGGTGGTTGTCAACCTGGGTTGCTCGCGTGCGGCCTGTAGCGTGGGGACATGCGCTTCGGACCGGCAGAGATCGCGATCCTCGTCCTGATCCTCGGCTTCCTGCTGTTGCTCGTGATCAGCAGGCGGCAGACCCGCCCTGCCTCCGAGGTGCTGGAGCAGATCTTCGACGAGCCCGCCACCCCCATCCCCGGCCGCAAGGCGCGGGTGTGGGCGCTCGGGGTGCTGAACGAGGCCGGTGTCGACGCCGAGGCGGACCCGGTCTACGCCATGAAGGTGCTGCGCCAGGCCGAGCCGCGGCTCAACCTGATCGCTGCGAAGGTGCTCGTCGACACCATCACCCGGTACTGACGCCGTCCTTCAGCCCCGC
Proteins encoded:
- a CDS encoding Clp protease N-terminal domain-containing protein, which produces MSRTQLSALWTTAAWREAARVRAAEVDVEHLYLGLIAVGGAAAALLGRHGITLASARGRVRDALAEDLATLGIDVADLPSPIHFMQMGDPAWHATARADALLKSVTLTDTYAALVALLQEPSGIVRRLVHADGVVPQDLVPELKEGADDPYAPEAVPADDTLLPPPNRGQRVRRYVSAPPADVVAALADPALLALWAFDPVKSQVSEGGLRNRIEKGGRSLTVRLSCTRTTEADAKVVTWVHTAEDTKYAGETLTYDRFEVRPAPGGSEVTRIAGRRTFGLVGRVLAPVYDLFGSWGLLHTMQAITFGIADRQPS